A region of the Desulfobacter postgatei 2ac9 genome:
AGGTCAATGCTGTTGATCAAATTCTCAAACAGTACATTGATAATGCTTTCAAGTCTTAAAGTCATGCCCAGGGCATCAAATTTGGCTTCACTGTATGACCCGTACATGGACGGGATGTCAACGGCAATGTGACGCTTGTGGTAAATGGATTCGTTTACGGTAAATTTTTCCTTGGACAAAATAATGTTTTTCAGCTCCGCCATATAGGACAAAAGTCCCCCGATCCTGCTTTCCAGATCGGTCTCTTCAAGGGCATGGAGGATGCTCTTGGGGTCGGGCAGGCCCTGGGATATATGGGAATTGACATAGTTTGCAAGATCCAGGTTTTCCATGCCGTATTTTTCATTGAGCAGGGCGTAGAACCGGATCATCAGTTTAACCCGTTCCCTGTCCAGATCTGTCGCGTTTTCTGCCTTGTCAATGATGGCCTCAATGTCGGCTTTGCGGACGCCAAGCAAATCAGCCGGTGTGTGCAGCTTATTGCGGGCCAGGGTGCGGAACACGGCATGGGGACCGTCAATGTATTTTCCGCAGGTTGAGATCTCATCATAGATGGACGGGGGCAGATAGGGTTTAAGCGGTGTTTTATCCAGGGTTTTCCAGAACATCATCACTTCCCGGATAAAGTCCACGATCCTTGATGAGCTTTCCACATGGGATTGTTTGCGCAGGAAATGGACCAGCCGGTCCCTGCGGAAAACCAATTCATCCAGGCGGGTGGAAATATCCCGAAGCTCCCCTTCTGCACCGATCTCATTGAAAAAGGTGGGAAGCAGCCGGGCCAGTTGTTTGACCAGATTATACACCGGTGCGATGTCGGCATTTAAGAATGTGGTAATATCCCGGGGGAACAGATCCGTATCCCGGATAAACACGCCGCCCACGGCCAGTGAGGTGATCAATGCGGAGAGCAGGCGTTTGGATTTTTTCGGGTGCCTGGCCACCAGGGTTAGAAATACCCGGATATTTTTCACATGGGCCACATTGCATTTGATCTGCCAGTCTTCTCCGGTTCCTGAGATATCCGGGAACTGAAATCCATGGTCCACGGCCCGGTCAATGAAATGGTTGATCAGCTCAATTTCGTCGGTATTGTATACGGCATCCCCGATTTTATGAATGCATTCCAGCACGGTTTCCGGATACCGTCCCTTGTGCTCTTTGAGCAGGGCAAAGGTCTGGTCAACAATGACGATGTCTTTTTTATAATCCCCCCGTTCTCCGATCAGGGTGATCAGGGTGCGGTGAATATCTCCCAACGCTTCCCTGTGTATGATGGAAAGCCCGGGTGAATGAATAATATAGAATAGAAAGGTCAGTTTAACATATTTTCCATAGATTTTTTCCGGGGCAAAAGAAAAAATCTGCCGGGGGATCTCCCTGAACCGTTTGATATGGTCCCTGTGTCCGGTCAGTTCCATTAAAGCGGACATGGTTTTCATGTCATCGGCCGGAAGGGTTTTTATCTGCGCCAGGGTCTGTTGCTCTTTTTGAATCTTTTCCCGGGATATCGGGTTTAAAAGCGTGAGCATATCCGGTCCGCCGCGCCACTCATCTATATTGTTTTTCATCCAGGCCACAGGGTCTTCCTGGCAGAGCCAGAATTCAAAAGAGACCTCAAAAAAGCGAATTAAAAATCTATTTAAGGCAGATCGTAAATTTGGGTCGTCAGGGAGTGCCTTTTTTTGGATCATCAGCCTGACCATGACGTCCGGCTGGTAATAGGCGTTGACAAAGAATAAGAAATCAGACTCCTTGAGGGCTAAAATACGGTCAATTTCTTGGGTCAGTGTTCGATTGAATACATGAAGGCCTTGTGCACCGGATTTGGCGATATAATGCAAAACCTGCATGAGATTGTCTGCGGCACTGGATTTGATTTCAGGATCCGATATGGATTCAAATGCCGTGTTAAAAATATCACAAAGCAAATCAAGCGCCTTTGGTCCATTGGGCTCACTGCCGTACAAATGAAAATGGTGAAGGGAAAAATGCCGGGACTCGGTGACAATGAAGGCCCAGTTCCGGTAGGGATGGGACAGTTCCTTTAAAAAGGTTTCCAGGCGGTTGACAATACCCACATATCCTTTAAAAAAGTCAAGAAGCAGAAGATACCGTTCATCAATGGTGACGTCTGCCCGGGTATCTGAAAGGTTGACTTCAAGGGCTTTTGATTTCACAGAAATGACCTCTTTATTCTTTATTAAATGGTGGAAAAAGCTTTTTTTAAATTAAAATACGTTAGTCTATCATGGCCGCGCAGGTTTGTAACCTAAGTTTTAAATCTCTGCCTTGACACAGGTTCCGGCTTGCTTATCTTAACCGACTCTTATAATATAAGATCACTATCTATCGAAACCGTATTCAATTGAAAATTAAAATCTAAACCGGTTTTTTTAAATCTGGTGAACATTTAATGTGAGGAGTAAGAAACATGAATAATGATCCGTCTCAATTTACACTGTACAGCGGCGGGCACAGAGGCGCTGAAGCCGAATTTGGAAAACTTGCAGAGAAATACGGCGTCAAGGAGGTGAATTTTTCCTTTGAGGGCCATACGATTGAAAGGGATACAGGCATACGGATGCTGAACCAGGAGGCGCTTGAAAAAGGGAATATCTCAATGGATATTGTCTCGGCCCGTCTGGGCAGATCCTTTTCAAAAGGCAATAAAATCAGAAAGGTTATCCAGTCCATTTTTCATATGGTCAATAACGGATACCAGGTTTTTGCCGTGGGGTGGATCCTGCCGGACAAGACCGTTAAGGGCGGCACCGGATGGGGTGTGGAGTTGGGCAAACTGTTCAACCGTCCGGTTTTTGTCTATGAACAGGACAGGAAGGCCTGGTTTTCCTGGGTGAATAATGAATGGCAGATGGCCACCCCCGTGATTCATCATAAAAACTTTGCAGGAACAGGTACCCGGAATCTTACCGACGATGCTGCCGCTGCAATGCAGGACCTATTCGAGCGCAGTTTCAAATAGCGTGTGTATGGCAGAAAAATTTGTAATACTGATTGCAAATTTTTCTGCGCTTTGCACCTGGGCAACTTTATCTAAACGGGAGATTAGATATTGTGGCTCATTTTAAATCCTGTCCTAAAATTGCGACCAAAAACAGGACAGAGAATTCATGTGCAATGGTCAAGAAGCCTGAAAAATAGGGAAAGACCAGGAAGCCGAATTAATGGCCTCCCCCCAAATCCGTTATAATCAGGATTTTGCAAGCACAACGTTTTGTATATCGGTATCAATTTTTTTTCGGTAGCGGGTGATGGCCGATTCGTTGGACATAATCATATCCAGCTGACGGGTGTGCATGATCAGATACCCAAGGATGTTTAACCGCTCCGTCATAAAGTCCATTTCATATCCCTCGACCCTTGCCACAAGGCTGTCTTCACGGACTTCGACCCTGAAAAGGTGTTCAGTCAGGATATCTGCAATAAACTGGATGCGCCTGATCCGGCGACGTGTATCTGCAGCGCCGCCTTTAAACCGGAAGCTGATATAGTTTTCTAAAGCCCTTTCACTGACCAGGGCTTCGGTGATGGAAAAATGGTACCCCAGGCGGGAGGAAAAACTGCAGAAATTCTTTGAAATCATAAAATAATTACGTTCCGTATAGGCCGACTTCATGCCGGGTTCCAGTGCCCTGTTTGTCGTGGACTGGAACATCACGGCCGCCAACCCCTTATGGTCAATGGGCGGCGGGCCTGCCCAGGGAACAGCGATGATTCCGTCCCAGAGGGCCATCATGGGGATGGATGATATATTTTCCAGCCGGATGTACTTATCATGGGTATCTTCTTTAAACCCGTCATCCAGGTTTAAAATCCACCATTGCATGGGGACTTTATAGAAGAGCTGTTTACTGGACCGTTCCGAAAAATCATGATCCTTGCCGAAACTGAACATTTCCTCCACGGATTTTTCATGGGCAAACCGGGTGATATCATGAAGGGTTCTGCAATTTTCCGGCTTGAAATCAGGAGAATACGGATCAAGGAGATTGAGCGGAACAACATACCTGCTGAGGCGAAGAAGGATATTGTAGACCGGACCTATCTCAAAGCTGGTCTTTCCAGTCATCACCTCCTGAGCCGGGAGATCTATTTTCCCTTTGTAGATACACACCCGGCTGCTGTCCACCGTAATCTCATCACCGGTTTTCAGTAACGTGCAAACGTTTTTAATTCCGAATATGGCCGGGACATTGAATTCTCTTGCCACATTGGCCAAGTGGCCGGCAAAGGTACCATGCTCGCTAAGGATCGCAGATGCCTTATTGAGCAGCGAGGCCCAGATCGGCAAGGCCTGGCTGACAACGAGGATTCCATGATTCGGAAAATTCGACATATTGTCCGGACTGTTCAGGATGAATACTTCACCACTGACAGCGCCCGGAAAGATGGTCGTCCCGCCTGAGGCCAGAATATTTCTTCCTGCCTCCTGAACAGTGTCTTCCGGAATGTTATGCCTGTGGGCTTCCATCTGCTGAAGCGGTCGGGATTGAAGGATATAAATGCTTCCGGACTGATCAATGGCCCATTCAACATCCTGAGGCGATCCGTAATATCCTTCAATCCGGATGGCCAGGTCTGTCAGCTCCAATATCTCTGCATCACTGATGGAAGGCTGATCCTTAGTTTCATTGGTATTTTCAAAACGGCAGACCCCGGTGTCAGCATTACACAGAAAGCGAGTTCCTTTTTCCTTAATGTCTTTAAATGAAATCCGTGGGGACAAATCCCGGGTAACCGTAAAAAGATCACAGTCCACACTTCCGTCAACAACAGCCTTGGGAAGCCCCCATGATGAGTTGATAAATATTGAATCATCCCCTGCATCAAGCGGATTCCGGGTGTACATCACACCACCTGAACGTGCATCCACCATGCTGATACAACCCGCACTCATGAAGATGTCCTCATCACGGATCCCTTTGTTAAGGCGGTAAGTGATGGCTGTGAAGCTGTATTTACTTGCAATGACATCTTTGTATTTTTGTGAGAGCTCCTCCTTGCGGACATTGAGTTCAGACCGATATTGTCCGGCAAAAGAATTTGCGGCGGAATCCTCTCCCATGGCACTGCTCCTGAGGGCGACAGAAAATGACCTTGAGCCCATTTCCAGCTCAAGGTCATGATAAGCCTTATGAATTTCGTTTTCAAGAATCTCGGGAAGGGGGGATTCAATGATCAGTTTCTGAATATCTTTGCTTAAGGCAAAAAGAGCGTCCATATCCGTTATATCGGTAGAAACAAATCGCCGGTTAATCTCGGTTTGAAGAGAGTTATGTTCCAGGAAATAGTCATAAGCCCTAGCGGTAATGGTAAAACCGGGAGGCACCTTCAGTTTGACAAGATTTAGAATTTCTCCGAGGTTTGCCATTTTACTGCCCACCAGATCTGTCTTGGTAAGGTCTATAGACGATATCGGGATAATGAACCGTTCATCTTTACTTTCTTTTTTTTGCTCAATAATCTGTTCGATGTTCAGGCAGATGTCATCAAACTGTTTATAAAGTGCGTTATATTTTCCACCACTGAGCTGTTCCAGATTTTTAAGCAGCCGAAGAAGACTTACCGTAATGGCAGTGCTTTTGCTCCTAATAAACGAGGTGCCAAAAGGCCTCTTGAGTGAAAGGGCCTGTTCGATTTCCGTCATGATCTCCAATGCCCTGTTGTTGGCATTCAAAAGCATTTTGAAATGATGATACCGTTCCTGAAATTCTACTCTCAGGGTTTCGGCATCCGGCCCCGTGTCAGGTGGTCCGGGTTTTGAAAAAAAATTTTTGAAAAAAGAGATAAGTTTTTTCATTGGCTTTGTGGTTTCCGGTGCCGATCACGCGATCGGCACCGGAAACTTTTACAGTGTCATTGGGGGCAGGAAGACAGAATCAATGCCCGATCTGCAATCCCCAACCTTCAAAGATAAACAGGATGGCGTAGCCGTACCACAGCGTATACACCACGTAAAAAACAAGCGAAAACATCA
Encoded here:
- a CDS encoding PEP/pyruvate-binding domain-containing protein, which translates into the protein MKKLISFFKNFFSKPGPPDTGPDAETLRVEFQERYHHFKMLLNANNRALEIMTEIEQALSLKRPFGTSFIRSKSTAITVSLLRLLKNLEQLSGGKYNALYKQFDDICLNIEQIIEQKKESKDERFIIPISSIDLTKTDLVGSKMANLGEILNLVKLKVPPGFTITARAYDYFLEHNSLQTEINRRFVSTDITDMDALFALSKDIQKLIIESPLPEILENEIHKAYHDLELEMGSRSFSVALRSSAMGEDSAANSFAGQYRSELNVRKEELSQKYKDVIASKYSFTAITYRLNKGIRDEDIFMSAGCISMVDARSGGVMYTRNPLDAGDDSIFINSSWGLPKAVVDGSVDCDLFTVTRDLSPRISFKDIKEKGTRFLCNADTGVCRFENTNETKDQPSISDAEILELTDLAIRIEGYYGSPQDVEWAIDQSGSIYILQSRPLQQMEAHRHNIPEDTVQEAGRNILASGGTTIFPGAVSGEVFILNSPDNMSNFPNHGILVVSQALPIWASLLNKASAILSEHGTFAGHLANVAREFNVPAIFGIKNVCTLLKTGDEITVDSSRVCIYKGKIDLPAQEVMTGKTSFEIGPVYNILLRLSRYVVPLNLLDPYSPDFKPENCRTLHDITRFAHEKSVEEMFSFGKDHDFSERSSKQLFYKVPMQWWILNLDDGFKEDTHDKYIRLENISSIPMMALWDGIIAVPWAGPPPIDHKGLAAVMFQSTTNRALEPGMKSAYTERNYFMISKNFCSFSSRLGYHFSITEALVSERALENYISFRFKGGAADTRRRIRRIQFIADILTEHLFRVEVREDSLVARVEGYEMDFMTERLNILGYLIMHTRQLDMIMSNESAITRYRKKIDTDIQNVVLAKS
- a CDS encoding PEP/pyruvate-binding domain-containing protein yields the protein MKSKALEVNLSDTRADVTIDERYLLLLDFFKGYVGIVNRLETFLKELSHPYRNWAFIVTESRHFSLHHFHLYGSEPNGPKALDLLCDIFNTAFESISDPEIKSSAADNLMQVLHYIAKSGAQGLHVFNRTLTQEIDRILALKESDFLFFVNAYYQPDVMVRLMIQKKALPDDPNLRSALNRFLIRFFEVSFEFWLCQEDPVAWMKNNIDEWRGGPDMLTLLNPISREKIQKEQQTLAQIKTLPADDMKTMSALMELTGHRDHIKRFREIPRQIFSFAPEKIYGKYVKLTFLFYIIHSPGLSIIHREALGDIHRTLITLIGERGDYKKDIVIVDQTFALLKEHKGRYPETVLECIHKIGDAVYNTDEIELINHFIDRAVDHGFQFPDISGTGEDWQIKCNVAHVKNIRVFLTLVARHPKKSKRLLSALITSLAVGGVFIRDTDLFPRDITTFLNADIAPVYNLVKQLARLLPTFFNEIGAEGELRDISTRLDELVFRRDRLVHFLRKQSHVESSSRIVDFIREVMMFWKTLDKTPLKPYLPPSIYDEISTCGKYIDGPHAVFRTLARNKLHTPADLLGVRKADIEAIIDKAENATDLDRERVKLMIRFYALLNEKYGMENLDLANYVNSHISQGLPDPKSILHALEETDLESRIGGLLSYMAELKNIILSKEKFTVNESIYHKRHIAVDIPSMYGSYSEAKFDALGMTLRLESIINVLFENLINSIDLRLITKPTFVKIFAVLKLFRQALALDGIVSNKLDTQLEFLKYAINITTCSFTQYLDIFKGFTRAVADAVNDHFNNLHSLNLSNLDNRIGRENILEKYQPEGFGSGANMPNTPTAVKMAKKLDQRVADIFFRDRIATSLGLQQLDVFLNRILNTLFRQSERLTQKELSTLLNYDPKAAICSIDAGELFSNNIIYLGNKGLNLIELKRLGIKVPNGFIITTEVFKCLDLIDNYIPASKNFQQLVADMLEQLETTEGKKFGDPENPLLLSVRSGSSISQPGMLDSFLNVGINEQIAESLAEKSGNPWFAWDSYRRFIQAYGMVYGIQRDRFDDIIKNHKEKADIPFKRYFTGEQMRDVAMAYKQLLLEQGIKLVESPMDQLFLSIKKVFASWNSKRAKSYRNIMGISDDWGTAATVQTMVFGNQSRESGSGVVFTHSPKLPGDAIRLWGDFTIGNQGEDVVSGLVKTLPISELQREMEGRDEKISLEERFPLVYKKLKAIVLQLIYEEGWNPQEMEFAFQGQKAEDVFILQARDLSLRDRKKVKRFDAAPDKLEKIQLGQGIGVSGGAMSGRIVFSLEEIDGFRRQDPDSSLILIRNDTVPDDILEIDAADGILTARGGLTSHAAVVAYNLDKTCVVGCKNLVCNEETGFCELNGVKMNTGDFISLDGHKGIVYQGQMKISNHLTSI